In Nodosilinea sp. FACHB-141, a single window of DNA contains:
- the malQ gene encoding 4-alpha-glucanotransferase: protein MPFPRASGILLHPTSLPGRFGIGDLGPEAYQFVDFLASTRQQLWQVLPLGPTGHGNSPYLCYSAMAGNPLLISLEELCNRSLLYPDELHELEHLSPHQIDFDRVIPVKTELLRRAADRFSEVASDEDRAALAQFSEECHFWVDEFAFFMALKNAHGGASWTEWPSDIARREPEAMAAWREKLAGDIFTHKFLQFEFHRQWQSLRQYARDRQIQIIGDIPIYVAHDSVDVWAYPENFMLDEETLAPAQMAGVPPDYFSETGQLWGNPTYNWEALKKSGFNWWIQRINALLGYVDIIRIDHFRGLQAFWSVPAGETTAINGEWVEAPGTELFEAVRQTFGKLPVMAEDLGMITPEVEALRDEFEFPGMKILHFAFGGGSDNPYLPFNYVENSVVYTGTHDNDTTVGWFEKMPDHERDRLQQYLGCISPEGIHWSLIRLALLSVSNQAITPLQDVLGYGSDCRMNTPGRSDGNWGWRYEAKVLTDEVSDRLRSLTELSNRATASME, encoded by the coding sequence ATGCCCTTTCCCAGAGCCAGCGGCATTCTGCTGCATCCTACGTCGCTGCCCGGTCGGTTTGGTATTGGCGACCTCGGGCCTGAAGCCTACCAATTTGTAGATTTTTTGGCGTCGACTCGCCAGCAGCTCTGGCAGGTGCTGCCCCTAGGGCCAACCGGTCATGGCAACTCGCCTTACCTCTGCTACTCAGCAATGGCGGGTAACCCGCTGCTGATTAGCCTCGAAGAGTTGTGCAATCGCTCCCTACTCTACCCCGACGAACTACACGAATTAGAGCACCTTTCTCCCCACCAGATCGACTTTGACCGGGTAATCCCAGTCAAGACGGAGCTGTTGAGACGAGCGGCCGACCGGTTTAGCGAAGTGGCTTCTGACGAAGACCGGGCCGCCCTGGCTCAGTTCAGCGAAGAGTGTCACTTTTGGGTAGATGAGTTTGCCTTTTTTATGGCGCTCAAAAATGCCCACGGCGGCGCGAGCTGGACGGAATGGCCCAGCGACATTGCCCGCCGTGAACCCGAGGCGATGGCCGCCTGGCGAGAAAAACTAGCCGGCGATATCTTTACCCACAAGTTTTTGCAGTTTGAGTTTCACCGCCAGTGGCAGTCGCTGCGGCAGTACGCCCGCGATCGCCAGATTCAGATTATTGGCGACATCCCCATCTACGTGGCCCACGACAGCGTCGATGTGTGGGCCTATCCCGAAAACTTCATGCTCGATGAAGAAACATTGGCTCCGGCCCAGATGGCCGGGGTGCCACCCGACTATTTCAGCGAGACGGGGCAGCTCTGGGGCAACCCCACCTACAACTGGGAGGCGTTGAAAAAGAGCGGCTTTAACTGGTGGATTCAGCGCATCAACGCGCTGCTAGGCTATGTCGATATCATCCGGATCGATCACTTCCGGGGGTTGCAGGCTTTCTGGAGCGTGCCCGCCGGTGAAACCACCGCCATCAATGGCGAATGGGTTGAGGCCCCAGGTACGGAGCTGTTTGAAGCCGTGCGCCAAACCTTTGGCAAACTGCCCGTCATGGCCGAGGACCTGGGGATGATTACCCCAGAGGTCGAGGCCCTACGGGACGAGTTTGAGTTTCCGGGCATGAAGATTCTGCACTTCGCCTTTGGCGGCGGCAGTGACAACCCCTACCTGCCCTTCAATTACGTCGAAAACAGCGTGGTCTACACCGGCACCCACGACAACGACACCACGGTAGGCTGGTTTGAAAAAATGCCCGACCACGAGCGCGATCGCCTCCAGCAATACCTCGGCTGCATCAGCCCCGAAGGCATTCACTGGTCGCTAATTCGCCTGGCGCTGCTGTCGGTCTCCAACCAAGCGATCACTCCCCTGCAAGATGTGCTGGGCTACGGCAGCGACTGCCGCATGAACACCCCCGGCCGATCTGACGGCAACTGGGGCTGGCGCTACGAGGCCAAGGTGCTGACAGATGAGGTTAGCGATCGCCTGCGATCGCTAACGGAGCTCTCTAACCGAGCCACAGCTTCGATGGAGTAA
- a CDS encoding CBS domain-containing protein, which produces MLTVADIMTPNATTIASGATVADAIELMQQRQIRSLLVEHRSQDMPFGMVTERDIVYTVVTRGHDPKKVLVQDIMHQPCISLAPDLTIQEASQVLSDISVQRAPVVQDGRLVGVISVTDIFMRGMSVPALSR; this is translated from the coding sequence ATGCTGACCGTGGCCGACATCATGACCCCTAACGCCACTACCATCGCTAGCGGTGCCACCGTCGCCGATGCCATTGAGCTGATGCAGCAGCGACAGATTCGATCGCTCCTCGTCGAACACCGCTCTCAAGATATGCCGTTTGGCATGGTGACCGAGCGCGATATTGTCTATACCGTGGTGACCCGAGGCCACGATCCTAAAAAGGTACTGGTCCAAGACATCATGCACCAGCCCTGCATTTCTCTGGCCCCTGATCTCACCATTCAAGAAGCTTCCCAAGTGTTGTCTGACATCAGCGTGCAGCGCGCGCCCGTGGTTCAAGACGGGCGTCTGGTGGGGGTGATCTCGGTGACCGATATCTTTATGCGGGGTATGTCAGTGCCAGCGTTGAGTCGGTAG
- a CDS encoding peptidoglycan-binding protein: MITRAIAMYHGRRLLLAGLLALGGLAPLTPGLAQPLSPIRDVDATPLLRTEDRGPLVNQLQTELASLGLFTGVVDGYYDTETAEAVRSLQAQQGLVVDGIAGPQTWLALKAARRAATLPPPLLTANLFTFTPLVVAQPDPPPPAIWLALMPLVPIAGGALTCLHRRRGRQGVSLPFKPKL; this comes from the coding sequence ATGATCACCCGAGCGATCGCAATGTACCATGGCCGCCGGCTGCTGCTAGCTGGCCTGCTGGCCCTAGGAGGACTCGCCCCCCTCACTCCAGGTTTGGCCCAGCCGCTGTCGCCTATTCGGGATGTCGACGCTACTCCCTTGCTGCGCACCGAGGACAGAGGCCCGCTGGTCAATCAGCTTCAAACAGAGCTGGCAAGTTTAGGGCTGTTTACCGGAGTAGTGGATGGCTATTACGACACCGAGACCGCTGAGGCGGTGCGATCGCTCCAAGCGCAGCAAGGCCTGGTTGTCGATGGCATCGCCGGCCCGCAAACCTGGCTCGCCCTAAAGGCAGCACGGCGAGCGGCTACCCTGCCGCCGCCGCTCCTCACCGCCAATCTGTTTACCTTTACCCCCCTGGTGGTGGCTCAGCCTGACCCGCCGCCCCCCGCCATTTGGCTTGCCCTGATGCCTCTGGTGCCCATCGCTGGCGGCGCGCTAACCTGCCTACACCGACGGCGGGGGCGGCAGGGGGTGTCGCTGCCGTTTAAGCCAAAACTTTAA
- a CDS encoding AEC family transporter — protein MPPFEVLMHLYGPIGAGICAGIALGAVLYRVAPHRDLPQGLYQQVPLRLGRFLFWLGIPLSIVGFMRRADLSGNLYLAPVVAWSAILLGLLCSRLWIRADQEPWARPTQGSFSLAAMLGNTGYIGYPVVLLLPQLGVSVFGWALFYDALGTLLGSYGLGAILASEMGGQRLNLAQSWQRQWSTRLRAVVRNPIILAFGLGLGLKAIALPAWLDLALYRFAWAIVVLSLMLMGLRIQQLSSWQHLHRATIAVAIKMLVLPLAVGLGLTILGVDGPPRLVMILQAGMPCAFSNLVLAEAYDLDRDLSVTCVGLSSASLLFTLPLWLWAFSGE, from the coding sequence TTGCCACCGTTTGAGGTATTGATGCACCTGTATGGGCCGATCGGGGCAGGAATCTGCGCTGGCATCGCCCTGGGTGCTGTGCTCTATCGCGTTGCCCCCCACCGAGACTTGCCCCAGGGGTTGTATCAGCAGGTGCCCCTACGCCTAGGGCGTTTTTTGTTTTGGCTGGGCATTCCCCTCAGCATTGTGGGGTTTATGCGCCGCGCCGACCTGTCGGGCAATCTATACCTGGCACCGGTGGTAGCCTGGTCCGCCATTTTGCTGGGGCTGTTATGCAGCCGCCTGTGGATTCGCGCCGACCAGGAGCCCTGGGCGCGACCTACCCAGGGCAGTTTTTCCCTGGCGGCCATGTTGGGCAACACCGGCTACATTGGCTACCCCGTGGTGCTGCTACTGCCCCAGCTGGGGGTGAGTGTGTTTGGCTGGGCGCTGTTCTACGATGCTCTGGGAACGCTGCTGGGTTCCTACGGGTTAGGAGCGATTTTGGCCTCAGAAATGGGGGGGCAGCGGCTCAACCTAGCCCAGTCCTGGCAGCGGCAATGGTCAACCAGGCTACGGGCCGTCGTGCGGAATCCGATTATTCTAGCCTTTGGTTTGGGCCTGGGGCTGAAGGCGATCGCCCTGCCCGCCTGGCTTGACCTAGCCCTCTATCGGTTTGCCTGGGCTATTGTGGTGCTGTCGCTAATGCTAATGGGGCTGCGCATTCAGCAGCTCAGCTCGTGGCAGCATCTGCACCGGGCCACCATAGCCGTGGCAATTAAGATGCTGGTGCTGCCTCTGGCGGTGGGGCTGGGCCTCACCATTCTGGGTGTAGACGGTCCACCTCGACTGGTAATGATTTTGCAGGCGGGCATGCCCTGCGCTTTTTCTAACCTGGTGCTGGCCGAGGCCTACGATCTCGATCGCGACCTGTCTGTCACCTGCGTAGGGCTCAGTTCCGCCAGTTTGCTATTTACTCTGCCCCTTTGGCTGTGGGCATTTTCTGGGGAGTGA
- a CDS encoding D-alanyl-D-alanine carboxypeptidase family protein: MPMPPIDDIPQAARDVPLYSTGEDQPAWLRRTRSLRRFLGLAVLALAAGGLVAWYQTNGFSAVEFAQPFETMVNRSAVETDAGTGDAAPATSDRDVATQLAPSSRTLLNHRAYNEAPAEELVTLNANAAIRLRAAAASQYEEMAQAASRAGVRLVPLSGFRSQEEQETIFFSLKADRAQDAETRAEVSAPPGYSEHHTGYAVDIGDGNQSGTNLNTDFVDTRAYQWMEANAVRYGYELSFPPDNFQGVAFEPWHWRFVGDRTSLETFYSK, translated from the coding sequence ATGCCTATGCCTCCTATCGACGATATTCCCCAAGCGGCCCGCGACGTTCCCCTTTACTCCACGGGCGAAGATCAGCCCGCCTGGCTGCGGCGCACCCGTAGCCTGCGACGCTTTCTAGGCCTGGCTGTGCTGGCCCTAGCAGCGGGCGGACTGGTGGCCTGGTATCAGACCAACGGGTTTTCTGCCGTCGAATTTGCTCAGCCCTTTGAAACCATGGTCAACCGCTCTGCGGTTGAGACAGATGCTGGAACAGGGGACGCAGCACCAGCCACCAGCGATCGCGACGTCGCCACCCAGCTAGCTCCCTCCAGCCGCACCCTGCTCAACCACCGCGCCTACAATGAGGCCCCGGCCGAAGAGCTAGTCACGCTAAATGCCAATGCCGCTATTCGCCTGCGCGCCGCCGCGGCCAGCCAGTACGAGGAAATGGCCCAGGCCGCCAGTCGCGCTGGGGTGAGGCTGGTGCCGCTCTCGGGCTTTCGCTCCCAGGAGGAGCAGGAAACGATTTTCTTTAGCCTTAAGGCCGATCGCGCCCAAGATGCCGAAACCCGCGCCGAGGTCAGCGCCCCGCCGGGCTATAGCGAGCACCACACCGGCTACGCCGTCGATATTGGCGATGGCAACCAGTCGGGGACTAATCTCAACACAGACTTTGTCGATACCCGGGCCTATCAGTGGATGGAAGCCAACGCCGTGCGCTACGGCTACGAGCTGTCCTTTCCCCCGGACAATTTTCAGGGAGTGGCCTTTGAGCCCTGGCACTGGCGGTTTGTGGGCGATCGCACCAGCTTGGAGACCTTCTACAGCAAATAG
- a CDS encoding DUF748 domain-containing protein, which produces MALVRQKLSDPRLTAWFKLASRSWLPWTLAGVVLGGGLLLKALHSQVEETISDALHQPIQLGGVRGIAQWGLVLGKTVIPRTEANGLAGEIDAVVVLLNWPELLHRGNLQVTVTLVRPDLSVVLPEPGAEPDFPGGNGSGTVSAADILTGLWVEDGRFTLYAPSPGAATPSAVMVHDVQAAVRLPQGQPARQVAFALEGLLDQGHWQTSGTVDLARRSLQVDLQGQDLPLSSLNLALPPAVDIHAGLLSGDLKLTTPLPSAVVPPLAALDLQGTIAVRDGQGNVGQQSAPIHNLQSRLEFQGQRVTLSDTNLNLGAMALTAAGSLDLKTGYDLSAQVPPVAAGDLRAVVGDRLPLDPHPWQWQANLTGSFQEPVLKVQPDPALLPPGHLALDIGLVAVALGMQAQGLPPRDWIGPIEGATYGFRSNGAWFTLSDGTVVPPLSEATYQRASGGLDSRLLPALDRKFFWFLQTNPYVTAIAADLSKGKLLDYRQGARFNTDRFFLEYFMPVYVESSRAAGLDPGESLWMLDHSLRTLHDPLLRHPDARPITAGAGTVGSFWAGEQLLSMQQVLTRPLLAKPGRTGQLTRLALLRQLNASTSLESRQLSSSPELMSKIPNVTFGAEEGAIALALGIMRFEGEGLYPDSLRSLAASIEQNEFDKHALRTTITGRMQGLATENRAALSFALLRFSDRDWAQVGMGKHLFPGGAAHLTGGNTLSVMVSRQEKAGYSLEAAYQNSRLLLLELLAGADRGSGGDRIVFALLKDHAFSLRFWQILAQKEPLLAAQLGAIAADISAYQQLAQQGATLHETFYATLVTSDQDIGVSATLKQAVGFQAHLARLLDQAFVPADPADPRYRAFRRSLAMYLREAPDISVYGGTEAALRAYGQETLNVQELIAVDVADAPRIRAMARLYHEALASGLITEWDAAGLQRILLTGALLAAGVERPDLPPALQNVGFPSAQFRRDLLFVVGVEGIQVEATRLGIQAHDHRVGFQPVARPGYRAPAMNGADAASCPNEPYVAAIALGAATAFVWDAEAQRVVLRRGRTRCPLQEDWTALFFPALLESVPIEHSEAGRDRLQDSLQTAKRLEAGIF; this is translated from the coding sequence ATGGCTCTTGTCCGTCAAAAACTTTCTGACCCCAGGCTAACAGCGTGGTTCAAACTGGCGTCTAGATCATGGCTGCCCTGGACACTAGCTGGCGTCGTCCTAGGTGGCGGACTGCTGCTTAAAGCTCTGCACTCCCAAGTAGAGGAAACGATTTCAGACGCTCTGCATCAGCCCATTCAACTGGGGGGGGTACGGGGGATAGCGCAGTGGGGACTAGTGCTGGGCAAAACCGTGATTCCTAGAACTGAAGCCAACGGGCTAGCAGGCGAAATCGATGCCGTTGTCGTTTTGTTGAACTGGCCGGAGTTGCTGCACCGAGGCAATCTACAGGTGACGGTCACCCTAGTGCGGCCCGATCTATCGGTGGTGCTGCCCGAGCCAGGGGCCGAGCCGGATTTCCCTGGGGGAAACGGCTCGGGAACGGTGAGCGCTGCCGATATCTTAACGGGCCTTTGGGTTGAAGATGGCCGGTTTACCCTGTATGCCCCCAGCCCTGGGGCGGCTACCCCTAGCGCCGTCATGGTCCACGACGTACAGGCCGCAGTGCGCCTGCCTCAGGGGCAGCCCGCCCGCCAGGTGGCCTTTGCGCTGGAGGGTTTACTCGACCAGGGCCACTGGCAGACCAGCGGCACGGTCGATTTGGCGCGGCGATCGCTCCAGGTCGATCTTCAGGGCCAAGATCTGCCCCTGTCTAGCCTCAACCTGGCGCTGCCGCCAGCAGTAGATATTCATGCCGGATTGCTCAGCGGCGATCTGAAGCTAACCACGCCTCTGCCCAGTGCCGTTGTACCTCCCTTAGCCGCCCTCGACCTGCAAGGCACGATCGCCGTGCGGGATGGGCAGGGGAATGTGGGCCAGCAGTCGGCACCGATCCACAACCTGCAAAGCCGGCTGGAATTTCAGGGACAGCGGGTTACCCTGTCCGACACCAACCTCAACCTGGGCGCCATGGCGCTGACGGCAGCCGGCAGTCTCGACCTCAAAACGGGCTACGACCTGAGCGCCCAAGTGCCACCGGTAGCCGCTGGCGATCTACGGGCGGTGGTGGGCGATCGCCTGCCCCTCGACCCCCACCCCTGGCAGTGGCAGGCCAACCTCACCGGATCGTTTCAAGAGCCTGTTTTGAAGGTGCAGCCCGACCCCGCCCTGCTGCCGCCAGGCCACTTGGCGCTGGATATAGGCTTGGTGGCGGTGGCACTAGGAATGCAAGCCCAGGGGCTCCCTCCTCGCGACTGGATTGGGCCGATTGAGGGAGCGACCTACGGGTTTAGGAGCAATGGGGCCTGGTTTACCCTCAGCGATGGCACCGTTGTACCACCCCTATCAGAGGCCACCTACCAACGGGCCAGCGGAGGACTGGATAGCCGGCTGCTCCCGGCCCTCGATCGCAAGTTTTTTTGGTTTTTGCAGACCAATCCCTACGTCACTGCGATCGCCGCCGATCTGTCCAAGGGCAAGCTGTTGGACTACCGCCAAGGGGCGCGTTTCAACACCGATCGCTTCTTTTTAGAGTATTTTATGCCGGTCTATGTTGAGTCGAGCCGGGCGGCGGGGCTCGACCCCGGCGAATCGCTGTGGATGCTCGACCACTCCCTGCGCACCCTGCACGATCCGCTGCTGCGCCATCCCGATGCTCGACCGATTACCGCTGGGGCGGGCACCGTGGGCTCATTTTGGGCAGGCGAGCAGCTGCTATCGATGCAGCAGGTGCTCACCCGCCCGCTGCTGGCCAAACCAGGACGAACCGGGCAGCTGACCCGCCTGGCCTTGCTCAGGCAGCTCAATGCCTCCACCTCCTTAGAAAGTCGGCAGCTATCGAGCAGTCCAGAGCTGATGTCGAAAATTCCCAACGTCACCTTTGGAGCCGAGGAGGGGGCGATTGCCCTGGCCTTGGGCATAATGCGGTTTGAGGGCGAGGGGCTCTACCCCGATTCGCTGCGATCGCTGGCCGCCTCGATTGAGCAAAACGAGTTCGACAAGCACGCCCTAAGAACTACCATCACCGGCAGAATGCAGGGCCTAGCGACCGAGAACAGGGCGGCCCTGAGCTTCGCGCTGCTGCGGTTTAGCGATCGCGACTGGGCCCAGGTGGGCATGGGCAAGCACCTGTTCCCCGGCGGGGCGGCCCACCTCACTGGCGGCAACACGCTCTCGGTGATGGTCTCCCGCCAGGAGAAAGCGGGTTACAGCCTGGAAGCGGCCTACCAAAACAGCCGCCTGCTGCTGCTGGAGCTGCTCGCGGGGGCTGACCGGGGGTCTGGGGGCGATCGCATTGTATTTGCCCTGCTCAAAGACCACGCCTTTAGCCTCCGCTTTTGGCAAATTTTGGCCCAAAAAGAGCCGCTATTGGCAGCTCAGCTGGGGGCGATCGCCGCCGATATCAGCGCCTACCAACAGCTGGCTCAGCAGGGGGCTACCCTCCATGAGACCTTCTACGCGACCCTAGTCACCAGTGATCAGGATATTGGTGTCAGCGCTACGCTTAAGCAGGCGGTGGGGTTTCAGGCCCACTTGGCGCGCCTGCTCGACCAGGCCTTTGTTCCCGCCGACCCAGCTGATCCACGCTATCGCGCTTTTCGCCGTAGCTTGGCCATGTACCTCAGAGAAGCCCCCGACATTTCGGTCTATGGCGGTACTGAGGCAGCTCTGCGGGCCTACGGCCAAGAAACCCTCAACGTGCAGGAGCTGATCGCTGTCGATGTCGCCGATGCCCCGCGTATTCGAGCCATGGCCCGGCTCTATCACGAAGCCCTAGCTAGCGGCTTGATTACAGAGTGGGATGCAGCGGGGTTGCAGCGAATTTTGCTCACCGGAGCGCTGCTGGCCGCTGGGGTAGAGCGGCCTGACTTGCCTCCGGCGCTTCAGAATGTGGGCTTCCCCAGCGCCCAGTTTCGCCGCGACCTGTTATTTGTAGTAGGGGTCGAAGGTATCCAAGTGGAGGCGACCCGGCTGGGCATTCAGGCCCACGACCATCGGGTGGGCTTTCAGCCCGTAGCTCGACCCGGCTATCGCGCCCCGGCAATGAATGGAGCCGATGCGGCCAGCTGCCCAAATGAACCTTATGTGGCAGCGATTGCCTTGGGGGCCGCCACCGCCTTCGTTTGGGATGCCGAAGCTCAGCGCGTCGTCCTACGGCGAGGCCGCACCCGCTGCCCGCTGCAGGAGGACTGGACGGCACTATTTTTTCCGGCCCTGCTGGAGAGCGTGCCCATTGAGCACTCCGAGGCGGGGCGCGATCGCCTGCAAGACAGCCTGCAAACGGCCAAACGACTAGAGGCCGGCATTTTTTGA
- a CDS encoding ATP-dependent Zn protease yields the protein MRDTTLNTIAVVIFGVTMASLLGPLIHLSPAVVAVFAAVGLGVFSVDQLGLSGRIGDILMDTVAWASPEHRQRVLHHEAGHFLAAVLLDIPVEAYTLNTWEAWKQGIPGQGGVVFGPSDPAALARFTPQVIDRYCQVWMAGIAAEQMVYGDAQGGGNDTAALGQFWTVLGRSPAEAPLKQRWATLQAKTLLEKHRATFDALVTAMDDRAPVADCCAIVEASRASVEAAA from the coding sequence ATGCGCGACACCACCCTCAACACCATTGCCGTCGTCATCTTTGGGGTAACGATGGCTAGTCTGCTGGGGCCGCTAATCCACCTGTCGCCTGCCGTAGTGGCGGTGTTTGCCGCCGTGGGGCTGGGGGTGTTTAGCGTCGATCAGCTCGGCTTGAGCGGCCGCATCGGCGACATTTTGATGGATACGGTAGCCTGGGCTTCGCCTGAGCACCGCCAGCGAGTGCTGCACCACGAGGCCGGGCACTTTTTGGCGGCGGTGTTGCTCGATATTCCGGTTGAAGCTTATACCCTCAACACTTGGGAAGCCTGGAAGCAAGGGATTCCTGGCCAGGGGGGCGTAGTGTTTGGCCCCAGCGACCCAGCGGCCCTGGCGCGGTTTACTCCCCAGGTCATCGACCGCTACTGCCAGGTGTGGATGGCGGGCATTGCCGCTGAGCAGATGGTTTACGGCGATGCTCAGGGTGGCGGCAATGACACTGCTGCTCTGGGTCAGTTTTGGACAGTGCTGGGTCGCTCGCCTGCCGAAGCTCCTCTCAAGCAGCGCTGGGCTACCCTCCAGGCCAAAACCCTACTCGAAAAGCACCGTGCCACCTTCGATGCCCTGGTGACGGCCATGGACGATCGCGCCCCGGTGGCCGACTGCTGCGCCATTGTCGAAGCGAGCCGTGCCTCGGTAGAAGCTGCGGCCTAG
- a CDS encoding PAP/fibrillin family protein: MLGKTELLEAVAPVNRGISSSPSDRTAIQAAAATLEGRNPTPNPLQATDRLNGDWRLLYTTSSELLNIDRLPLASLGPIYQCIRLGENRIYNIAEVNGPPLLSGLVAVAATLEAVSTQRVNVGFERGVIGLRQALGYESPAQFVGAMQTTSKFSLFQGIDFRINRDRQAGWLEVTYLDDDLRIGRGNQGSLFVLQKV, translated from the coding sequence ATGTTGGGCAAAACTGAGCTATTGGAGGCCGTAGCCCCCGTTAACCGGGGCATTAGCAGCAGCCCCAGCGATCGCACCGCGATTCAAGCGGCAGCCGCTACCCTAGAGGGTCGCAATCCCACCCCCAACCCGCTCCAGGCCACCGATCGCTTGAATGGGGACTGGCGACTGCTCTACACCACCAGCAGTGAACTGCTCAATATCGATCGCCTGCCCTTAGCCTCCCTCGGCCCGATTTACCAGTGCATTCGCCTGGGCGAAAACCGAATTTATAACATTGCTGAGGTGAACGGGCCACCCCTGTTATCGGGATTGGTGGCGGTGGCCGCGACTCTAGAGGCTGTGTCTACCCAGCGGGTAAATGTGGGCTTTGAGCGGGGCGTGATTGGTCTGCGCCAGGCCTTGGGGTACGAATCGCCGGCTCAGTTCGTTGGGGCGATGCAAACTACGTCCAAGTTTTCGCTCTTCCAGGGCATTGATTTTAGAATTAACCGCGATCGCCAGGCGGGCTGGCTCGAAGTCACCTACCTCGACGATGACCTGCGAATTGGACGCGGCAACCAGGGCAGCTTGTTCGTGCTGCAAAAAGTGTAG
- a CDS encoding DUF3134 domain-containing protein — protein MSNKYYNPSLRQVPRNAKAPILPSNGDSSILHWLESIGRLRSRDVIETIPDEAENEEISDLMGNDDAFEDDDDTDLALDDDDD, from the coding sequence ATGTCTAACAAGTATTACAACCCGTCTTTGCGCCAGGTGCCCCGCAACGCCAAGGCTCCAATTTTGCCCTCCAACGGCGACTCGTCCATCCTGCACTGGCTGGAGAGCATCGGTCGCCTGCGCAGCCGCGATGTCATTGAGACCATCCCTGATGAAGCCGAAAACGAGGAAATCTCGGATCTGATGGGCAACGACGATGCCTTTGAGGACGATGACGACACCGATCTCGCCCTCGACGATGACGACGACTAA
- the mraY gene encoding phospho-N-acetylmuramoyl-pentapeptide-transferase, with translation MDAKFLASGRLSLNGQTLFWLLGLGLSAAAVGLDGTLGNAVSLGASITVPFIVAALGSSLLGFSAVPLLRALKTGQFIREEGPQGHLKKAGTPTMGGAFFVPVAVVVALVSTGFARDSVAVSLLTLAYGAIGWVDDWQVIQRRSNKGISPRAKLALQIAVAVLFCLWVLTSQPASITTVALPLGLGLPLSFLFWPLAGFVLVAESNATNLTDGLDGLMGGTGAIAFMGLAAIVAPTHPDLMVFCAAMAGACLGFLLHNHNPARVFMGDTGSLALGAALGAVGILSGNLFALLVLTLLFFAETLSVIIQVGYFKATKGPDGVGKRFFKMAPLHHHFELSGWSEIQVVAVAYAVTAGLAVLALQVR, from the coding sequence GTGGATGCGAAGTTTTTAGCCTCGGGGCGGCTATCCCTGAATGGCCAAACGCTGTTCTGGCTGCTGGGTCTAGGCCTCAGCGCCGCTGCCGTCGGGCTAGATGGAACCCTAGGCAATGCCGTCAGCCTGGGTGCCTCAATTACGGTTCCCTTTATTGTGGCCGCTCTGGGCAGCAGCCTGCTCGGTTTTTCGGCGGTTCCCCTGTTGCGGGCGCTTAAAACCGGTCAATTCATTCGTGAAGAAGGTCCTCAGGGCCATCTTAAGAAAGCGGGCACTCCAACCATGGGTGGCGCTTTTTTTGTGCCGGTAGCGGTCGTTGTTGCCCTAGTCTCGACAGGCTTTGCCCGCGATTCGGTAGCCGTATCGCTCCTGACCCTGGCCTACGGGGCCATCGGCTGGGTTGACGACTGGCAGGTAATTCAGCGGCGCTCTAACAAAGGCATCTCACCCCGAGCCAAGCTTGCTCTACAGATTGCCGTTGCAGTGCTGTTTTGCCTCTGGGTGCTCACCAGTCAGCCTGCTAGCATTACCACCGTGGCGCTGCCCTTGGGCCTGGGCCTACCCCTCAGCTTTTTGTTTTGGCCCCTAGCCGGGTTTGTGCTAGTGGCCGAAAGCAACGCCACCAACCTCACCGACGGCCTCGATGGGCTGATGGGCGGCACTGGGGCGATCGCCTTCATGGGCCTAGCTGCCATTGTTGCCCCTACTCACCCCGACCTGATGGTGTTTTGCGCCGCCATGGCCGGTGCTTGCTTAGGCTTCTTGCTCCACAACCACAACCCCGCCCGCGTGTTTATGGGCGATACGGGTTCCTTAGCTCTAGGAGCAGCCCTTGGAGCTGTGGGCATTCTCAGCGGCAACCTGTTTGCGCTGCTGGTGCTGACTTTACTGTTCTTTGCCGAAACCCTATCGGTGATCATTCAGGTGGGCTACTTCAAAGCCACCAAAGGTCCCGACGGCGTAGGCAAGCGTTTCTTTAAGATGGCACCGCTCCACCACCACTTTGAGCTGTCGGGCTGGTCTGAGATTCAAGTTGTAGCAGTGGCCTACGCGGTAACGGCTGGGCTAGCGGTGCTGGCCCTCCAGGTGAGATAG